One Glycine max cultivar Williams 82 chromosome 8, Glycine_max_v4.0, whole genome shotgun sequence genomic window, CCACGATGGTGCTGACGTCACCCAACAAGACCTACTCACCTCTTCCACGCTGCTCGCTGTCTCCGCCATTGTCGACCACCAGTCCGCCGCGCTCTCCGCCTTCGCCGACGTCGCCGCCGCCTTCTCCTGCGAGGCCTTGAAGGCCGACGCAACGCCCTTCAATCTCATGGATTCCGGCGACGGACACACCTCGAAGGACGAGGTCGCCGTCGCCGCCAACATTCGGGTTCTGCTCAACGGATCCAAGTCCGTCGGCAAGGAGAAGATTCGATCCGTCGCGAGGGTTCCCAAGGTTCACGGGAGTGTAAGGGAGCAGGCCAAAGCCTTGCACTCCAGAATGCGTGTTGAGTTGAATTCGGGGGTTAAGGGTGTCGTTGGAAGTGAGGAAGCTGTCTGCACTGTGCTGTTGCCGTTGGCTGCAGCACTTAGAGAACTTGGTGAGTGTAGTTTCGCACGTGCCAAGAGTAATTTGGAGGTTATTGCTGGTGATGGTTTGAAATTCGGCATTGGGGAAGTGTTTGGGAAGGAATGCTCCGCTGAGGATGGTTTGAGCGGTGGATTTAATAAGGCTGTGAACTTGTTTCTGGGAAAGGAGTATGGTAAGTTCGCACACGAGGTCTTTGTGCTGTTGGGGCTTGTGTGGAAAGTTGTGGCGTGGGAAGCTGTGACTGCGGTTGCGGTGCTTCAGGCTGCTGAGTTGAATGAGGTGATCGAAGGTGTCAAGGAGATCAAAGTAGAGGATAACGCGAAAGaagtggagaagaagaagaagacagtTGTTTTGGGGAAAGGGACTAGCTCGATTTTGGCATTGATCAAGGAGAGGTTACTGAGTGGTGGACAGATTGCTTTGGGGACCTGGGTGGGAGATTTTCTATCACTTTTGGATTTGGCTAAGCCCGagtttaatgaatttttattgaaaGTAAAGGATGTTGTAGACAGCAATGAAAGCAGGAGATTACCCAAGATTCCTAAGGTAATTCTCTCAAGTTTTGGTTACTTGTATGATTTTGATTAACCTTTGTGTTTTTTAGGTGTGTTATAGTCTGCTTAGATTTTCCACTCTTTTGTGGACAAATAGAAATTATGTTTGGGCATTTTACTGGATAATTTATCTATCCAATGCATTTTTGCACACTGCTGTGAGGAGAGGATTATATCACTGTTCAATAAAAGAGCATGTTGTTTGATCAGTTGTAGGAAGTTACATCCTTAGTACTAAGGACTGACCTAtgaagtattcaagattgattGAATATAAAAGTAATATAGCAACTGACTTGTTGACATTTTGTTATTGAAAGTGTGCACTCATTGACAATTTTCAAAGGAATGGGTAAATTATCTTAAGAGGCAGAGAATAATGGAAGAATAAGATATATGCATTATGTATTTTCTATATCCTCTGGGTTGGCCAGGTACTGGAAGAGTGGAAGAGTGGGTGTATACTTATGTATTTGTAATATGATAGTGATTGTTGTAAGCCATAATTCACTCTGAAAGAGACATGAGAATGATAGtattaattgtttaattttaatctgtAGTTTAAGGCATTTTGTTCAAGACATAACTTTTAATCATGCATAACCCAATTTTTACTGCTTTTACTGCACTACTGCTgaaccattattattattattattgttattattatttatgtcatATTGTCATGTGATGGTGTTGTCTATAGATAATGGGATTTTTAATGTTTGTTTCTGTTCCTGGATGGAATATGTTTGTCAGTAGTCTTACCTTGAGTTTCACAATATAATGTACCAGGGGACTCGTGATTTTGCTAAAGAACAAATGACAATTAGAAAGAAAGCTTTTGCAATAATAGAAGAAGTTTTTGAGAGGCATGGTGCCACTGCCTTAGATACTCCTGTTTTTGAATTGCGAGAAACTCTCATGGGAAAATATGGAGAAGATTCAAAGTTGATTTATGATCTTGCTGACCAGGTAAATATGTTTATTGCTTGTTCATTTCTTGACTAGTTGATGTTATGACAAAACCTTTCTCTTTTCTATGGGTAAAGATATTTTATGAGGGAAAACTTTAAATGTTCAAGAGTCTGAGAAGAGTGGATATTTTTTCATctagaaattttcttttttctgtttctgATGCTGAATTGGACCTGTGTTTTTAATGTTTGCGGTTAGAATTCTATGCAAGATTGGTACCCCCTTCCTGTTTAAATCCATAGAGAGTTGAAAGTTAATTGCATGCTAATTTTTAATCAACTTGTTTAACAGGGTGGGGAGCTTCTTTCTTTGAGGTATGACTTGACAGTTCCATTTGCTAGGTTTGTGGCTATGAATGGTCTGGTATCTTTCAAAAGGTACCAAATAGCCAAGGTTTACAGAAGGGATAACCCATCCAAAGGAAGATACCGTGAATTTTATCAATGTGACTTTGATATTGCTGGTACTCCTGGTCTATCTGAAATTATGGGTCCAGACTTTGAGGTTGTTAGGATTTTGACTGAACTACTTGATGAGCTGGACATTGGGGAATATgaggtaaattttttaatattcattttccaatatctaaaattattgattttctgAAATTGTGGAACTGTCTATTGagttcataaattaaaattggcaTCAACCgtcatgttttttatttcatgGTGATTGCTTATCATTGTAATGGTTATGCCAAGTGAATGAAGTGATACTTTCAGAAATCAGAATGTGCTTTAGTATATGGGGATGTTGGGCTACAATTGATATATCTGGTGTGTTTCATTTTACACTTTGAAGTGGGATTTTTAGCATCATTGTTGATTGCATCAGGTCTTTGCTACCTGTTGGCTGATGCCTGTTTTCTTGTCCTATAGCCTAACTTTGTTATCAAGTCTTTATTGTATCAATTTTCAGATTACTTGCTAACTGAAGTGATCTTTGCTCTGCTCGTGCAAAATCTGATCAGCCTATGTGCTAGAACTAGAATTTAACCTATTATCATTCATTTGAATGTGGATGGCAATTGACTGTGGTTTTCCTACTTAATGGTTAAAAACCATATTCAGATTGCAATACAAGTGTGTTCACGTTTGacctttttcttgatttttttttcagataaaGTTGAATCATAGAAAGTTACTGGATGGCATGATGCAAATATGTGGAGTACCTCCTGAAAAGTTTAGGACAATATGTTCAAGCATTGACAAGTTAGACAAACAGTCTTTTCAACagataagaaaagaaatggTGAGGATATTGCTGCTTGTGTCTTTTATTTAGTGGATGAATAGGTAGTGTTTTTGATCTTTATATTGTTCCTTCTGTTGCACATTATAAatgatgtatgattttttttttcaatattcatttttaaaatatttaataatttatgctTTATTTATTATGGGAAGCAGTTTTGGTTAGGGATTGAACTCATTTTGttaccttcaagcttttttGGGTAAATCTTGTCATGTGATTTATGGAGGAAGCAAACACCCTGTCACTGTCTGTATGGTCGCCTCATTCTATAGAATTTTTTTGTGTGGTTTCTTCTTCCCTGAGTCATCTGGGTTctaagaaaaatgttttcttttacaCATCCATTCATTTTGTATTTAGAAATTACTGGTAAAAAATGTCTGAGCTTTATGTGTTGGAGTTGGGGAGAAAAGGTTGTGCTGAAGTTACTATCTTCAAAACTGGTTATATTGTTTTTGCGTTTGTTACAATATAGTTAAGTACTACTATTCTGTTAGAAAGCTAACTTAAATCTCATCAAATGTTTATGATCTGGAATCTGCTTGAATGTGTTTTTTGAGTGGAATGATTTAATATCCAGTCTCCGTATATTCATATTATTATAAGAGTCTAGCTTGTGTAAAAGATTTGTGTTAGTTGCATTTTAGTATGTTTGTTTATGTGTGCAtattgtgtgtttgtgtttgtttgtaatttacatttttccataaaataaaaaagaaattatgttCTTGATTTATATATCTGTAGAACTACATGTATCATCCATTCCATTGGCTTAGGTCTTGAAGACTGTCATTATTGTTGTCTTACTTTTAGGTATAATTCTGGTTAAAGTTTACATTAAAATTCCACATTAACTGTTAGTATCTGGAAATTATTGTTTTGTTAATTAActt contains:
- the LOC100777684 gene encoding histidine--tRNA ligase, cytoplasmic; the encoded protein is MAEASVTVGGKASSISSSSVFAVATGRAHVRIDSSALDRLPKTETTSASPQLRISVPDFLTLEESRAFLLVLLNNLVLSNAPSRVPLLLSQTLNSNPPTFHFHDGADVTQQDLLTSSTLLAVSAIVDHQSAALSAFADVAAAFSCEALKADATPFNLMDSGDGHTSKDEVAVAANIRVLLNGSKSVGKEKIRSVARVPKVHGSVREQAKALHSRMRVELNSGVKGVVGSEEAVCTVLLPLAAALRELGECSFARAKSNLEVIAGDGLKFGIGEVFGKECSAEDGLSGGFNKAVNLFLGKEYGKFAHEVFVLLGLVWKVVAWEAVTAVAVLQAAELNEVIEGVKEIKVEDNAKEVEKKKKTVVLGKGTSSILALIKERLLSGGQIALGTWVGDFLSLLDLAKPEFNEFLLKVKDVVDSNESRRLPKIPKGTRDFAKEQMTIRKKAFAIIEEVFERHGATALDTPVFELRETLMGKYGEDSKLIYDLADQGGELLSLRYDLTVPFARFVAMNGLVSFKRYQIAKVYRRDNPSKGRYREFYQCDFDIAGTPGLSEIMGPDFEVVRILTELLDELDIGEYEIKLNHRKLLDGMMQICGVPPEKFRTICSSIDKLDKQSFQQIRKEMVEEKGLTAETADRIETFVKEKGSPLALLSKFKQEGSDFSKHKGASVALEELEILFIALEKSKRIDKVVFDLSLARGLDYYTGVIFEAVFKGGTQVGSIAAGGRYDNLIGMFGSRSVPAVGVSLGIERVFAIMEQQQKDQNQMARPTKTEVLVSIVGNDFTLAAELAGELWDARVKAEFLVNKRRTKHFEYAKESRIPWIVLVYEQEIKEEGVVQLKNLEANIDIKISRAEFVEELRRRLYP